From a region of the Thermus albus genome:
- a CDS encoding ABC transporter permease: MFAYTVRRLLQMIPLLLAASVVIYTLLALQPGDPLEELKRQNPRMTAEQFEALKRAYGLDQPLHIRYFKWLSRAVRGDLGYSRTYGIPAAEYIFVQRLPKTLILSGLALTLALVVAIPVGIFSAVRQYSLADYVITFFSFVGFSMPVFFLGILLLYLFAIWFPDHIPGFPRFPTGGVPGVLWEDVRSGAVSFAYFLGQWAWHLILPVIALSSLQMAEWTRFMRASLLEVLSQDYIRTARAKGLAERVVLYKHALRNALIPIVTLVGLAIPGVLGGATITETIFSYPGMGRAIFDALVEKDYNVAMAALAFLALMTALFNLLADLAYAVVDPRIRYS; this comes from the coding sequence GTGTTTGCCTATACGGTGCGCAGGCTTTTGCAGATGATCCCCTTGCTCCTGGCTGCCAGCGTGGTGATCTATACCCTGCTGGCCTTGCAGCCGGGGGATCCTTTGGAGGAGCTCAAGCGGCAAAACCCTCGGATGACCGCGGAGCAGTTTGAGGCCTTGAAGCGGGCCTATGGCCTGGACCAGCCCCTTCATATCCGCTACTTCAAGTGGCTTTCCCGGGCGGTGCGGGGGGACCTTGGCTACAGCCGCACCTACGGCATCCCTGCGGCGGAGTACATCTTCGTGCAGCGCTTGCCCAAGACCCTGATCCTCTCGGGCTTGGCCCTGACCCTGGCCTTGGTGGTGGCTATCCCCGTGGGCATCTTCTCCGCCGTGCGCCAGTACTCCCTGGCGGATTACGTCATCACCTTCTTCTCCTTCGTGGGGTTTTCCATGCCGGTCTTTTTCCTGGGCATCCTGCTCCTTTACCTCTTTGCCATCTGGTTTCCCGACCACATCCCTGGCTTTCCCCGTTTTCCCACCGGGGGTGTTCCCGGGGTGCTTTGGGAGGATGTGCGTTCGGGGGCCGTGAGCTTCGCGTATTTCCTGGGGCAGTGGGCCTGGCACCTGATCCTGCCGGTCATCGCCCTTTCCTCCTTGCAAATGGCGGAGTGGACCCGGTTCATGCGGGCTTCCTTGCTGGAGGTGCTTTCCCAGGATTACATCCGCACCGCCCGGGCCAAGGGCTTGGCCGAGCGGGTGGTGCTCTACAAGCACGCCCTCAGGAACGCCCTCATTCCCATCGTGACCCTGGTGGGCCTGGCCATCCCCGGGGTGTTGGGCGGGGCCACCATCACCGAGACCATTTTCAGCTACCCCGGGATGGGACGGGCCATCTTTGACGCCCTGGTGGAGAAGGACTACAACGTGGCCATGGCGGCCTTGGCCTTCTTGGCCTTGATGACGGCCCTTTTCAACCTGCTTGCAGACCTGGCCTATGCGGTGGTGGACCCCCGCATCCGCTACAGCTAG
- a CDS encoding M24 family metallopeptidase, with protein MNLPRIQEVLREEKLDGWLLFSFGRSNPLALEVLSLTPLHLTRRFAYFIPREGEPTLLCHAIEESLFPSLPGKKRTYHTWQGYVGALTELVEGLRRIALEYVPAGLVPYLSRVDGGTLDLLRGMGLELLSSWPLLLLFQTWGEAKLKSHRRAVKGLVAARDRALAFLQQSPRPTEKAVQALLVQALEERGLVFDHPPMVAFGRNAANPHHAPTDKVLEEGEVVLLDLWAKEKGGVYADITWMAGLRPPEGAHRAFQAVTRARDAAIRFLAEAYGKGRYPKGFEVDRVARDLLEGEGYGPYIRHRTGHNLGEEVHGSGPHLDDLETHDFRPLVPGLAFTVEPGVYLPDFGVRTEVNVYVHPEGLEVTTPLQEGLTLL; from the coding sequence ATGAACCTACCCCGCATACAGGAGGTGCTTAGGGAAGAGAAGCTGGATGGCTGGCTCCTCTTCTCCTTTGGGAGGAGCAACCCCTTGGCCCTCGAGGTCCTCTCCCTCACCCCTCTTCACCTGACCCGACGCTTCGCCTACTTCATCCCCCGGGAAGGGGAGCCCACCCTCCTTTGCCATGCCATTGAAGAAAGCCTCTTCCCTTCCCTCCCTGGGAAAAAGCGCACCTACCACACTTGGCAAGGATACGTGGGAGCCCTTACGGAGCTTGTGGAGGGCTTAAGGCGCATCGCGCTGGAGTACGTGCCAGCAGGCTTGGTACCCTACCTTTCCCGGGTGGATGGAGGCACCTTGGACCTTTTGAGGGGGATGGGCCTCGAGCTCCTTTCCTCCTGGCCCCTCCTCCTCCTCTTCCAAACCTGGGGAGAGGCGAAGCTAAAGAGCCACCGCCGGGCGGTGAAGGGCTTGGTGGCCGCCAGGGACCGAGCGCTGGCCTTCCTGCAGCAAAGCCCCAGGCCCACGGAAAAAGCCGTGCAGGCCCTCTTGGTCCAGGCCCTGGAGGAACGGGGGCTGGTCTTTGACCATCCCCCCATGGTGGCCTTCGGCCGAAACGCCGCCAACCCTCACCACGCCCCCACGGACAAGGTCCTCGAGGAGGGCGAGGTGGTGCTTTTGGACCTGTGGGCTAAGGAAAAAGGGGGGGTCTACGCCGACATCACCTGGATGGCGGGCCTAAGGCCTCCTGAAGGGGCCCACCGGGCCTTCCAGGCGGTGACCAGGGCCCGGGATGCCGCCATCCGCTTCCTGGCCGAGGCCTACGGAAAAGGGCGCTACCCCAAGGGCTTTGAGGTGGACCGGGTGGCCCGGGACCTTTTGGAAGGGGAGGGCTACGGGCCTTACATCCGCCACCGCACGGGGCACAACCTGGGGGAGGAGGTCCACGGCTCCGGCCCCCACCTGGACGACCTGGAAACCCATGACTTCCGCCCCCTGGTGCCGGGGCTGGCCTTCACCGTGGAACCCGGGGTTTACCTACCCGATTTCGGGGTGCGCACCGAGGTGAACGTCTATGTGCATCCCGAAGGCCTCGAGGTCACCACCCCCTTGCAGGAGGGTCTCACCCTCCTTTAA
- a CDS encoding DUF72 domain-containing protein, translating to MILEGLRGYRGYPGGFKAYAKAFPTVELSWWHRVGDRKTISRLRALAPEGFRFSVFGHKHLTFQPGGEERRTLRRFLRRFRLFGEKQGAVRLVLPKGLKPAQLARWLDLLEGVLEEVGPVAIAFQVEKTLHLLIRSRGFALVNEVESPFLYLLDPEEVPKEGEGYVYRSPTPSQAAPSVLHLGAEVERD from the coding sequence TTGATCCTGGAAGGGCTTAGGGGGTATAGGGGCTACCCCGGGGGTTTTAAGGCCTACGCCAAGGCCTTCCCCACGGTGGAGCTTTCCTGGTGGCACCGGGTGGGGGACAGGAAGACCATAAGCCGGTTAAGGGCCTTGGCCCCCGAAGGGTTTCGCTTCAGCGTCTTTGGCCACAAGCACCTCACCTTCCAACCAGGAGGGGAGGAAAGGCGGACCCTAAGGCGCTTTCTGAGGCGCTTCCGCCTCTTCGGGGAGAAGCAGGGAGCGGTGCGGCTTGTACTGCCTAAGGGACTGAAGCCTGCCCAACTGGCCCGGTGGTTAGACCTCCTAGAAGGGGTCCTGGAAGAAGTGGGGCCGGTAGCCATCGCTTTCCAGGTGGAAAAGACCTTACACCTCCTTATCAGAAGCCGGGGTTTTGCCCTGGTAAACGAGGTGGAAAGTCCCTTCCTTTACCTACTGGACCCGGAGGAAGTCCCCAAGGAAGGCGAGGGGTATGTCTATCGGAGCCCAACCCCTTCCCAAGCTGCCCCTTCCGTCCTACACTTGGGGGCGGAGGTTGAACGGGATTGA
- the erpA gene encoding iron-sulfur cluster insertion protein ErpA, with translation MVKAEGAVIRITPQAAEKAKEILARYGKEHAAIRVFIKSGGCSGFQYGMAVDERELQGDTLVEMHGVRLVVDPMSLPYLVGSEIDWVESLMGGGFTVHNPNAASTCGCGHSFRTKDQEAEARTCGH, from the coding sequence ATGGTGAAAGCAGAGGGGGCGGTAATCCGCATCACTCCCCAGGCGGCGGAGAAGGCTAAGGAGATCTTGGCCCGCTACGGTAAGGAGCACGCCGCCATCCGGGTCTTCATCAAGTCCGGCGGGTGCTCGGGCTTCCAGTACGGCATGGCCGTGGATGAGAGGGAGCTTCAGGGGGACACCTTGGTGGAGATGCACGGGGTGCGCCTGGTGGTGGACCCCATGTCCTTGCCCTACCTGGTGGGCTCGGAGATCGACTGGGTGGAAAGCCTCATGGGCGGGGGATTCACCGTGCACAACCCCAACGCCGCCAGCACCTGCGGCTGCGGCCACTCCTTCCGCACCAAGGACCAGGAAGCAGAAGCCAGGACCTGTGGCCATTGA
- the truA gene encoding tRNA pseudouridine(38-40) synthase TruA: MRRILILTEYDGTHFAGLQRQRPGLRTVQGELERVLPEIGALPQAVAAGRTDAGVHALAMPFHFDLPSRIPTEKIPEALNRLLPEDLKVVAAKEVAPTFHARKDALWRAYRYRILLRPHPSPLLRHRALWVRHPLDQAAMQEALSLLKGRHNFLGFAKAEVREGERELYEARLEEVEGEGGRELRLYFRGQSFLRGQVRGMVGTLLEVGLGKRNPDSLRLILQTQDRSQAGASAPPQGLYFLEAAYPPEKLTPR, translated from the coding sequence GTGCGCCGCATCCTGATCCTCACCGAATACGACGGCACCCACTTCGCCGGGCTTCAGCGCCAGCGGCCTGGCCTGCGCACCGTCCAAGGGGAGTTGGAAAGGGTCCTGCCGGAGATCGGAGCCCTCCCCCAGGCGGTGGCCGCCGGCCGCACGGATGCCGGGGTGCACGCCCTGGCCATGCCCTTCCACTTTGACCTACCCAGCCGAATCCCCACGGAGAAGATCCCCGAGGCCTTGAACCGGCTTCTCCCCGAGGACCTCAAGGTGGTGGCCGCCAAGGAGGTGGCCCCGACCTTCCACGCCCGCAAGGACGCCCTATGGCGGGCCTACCGCTACCGCATCCTCCTAAGGCCCCACCCCTCCCCCCTCCTCCGCCACCGGGCCCTTTGGGTCCGCCATCCCCTGGACCAAGCGGCCATGCAGGAGGCCCTCTCCCTCCTTAAGGGGCGGCACAACTTCCTGGGCTTTGCCAAGGCGGAGGTGCGGGAAGGGGAAAGGGAGCTCTACGAGGCCAGGCTGGAGGAGGTGGAAGGGGAAGGGGGCAGGGAGCTTCGCCTTTACTTCCGGGGCCAGAGCTTCCTAAGGGGCCAGGTGCGGGGCATGGTGGGGACCCTTTTGGAGGTGGGCCTGGGCAAGCGCAACCCGGATAGCCTCCGGCTCATTCTGCAAACCCAGGACCGAAGCCAAGCGGGCGCCTCGGCGCCCCCTCAGGGGCTGTATTTCCTCGAGGCCGCCTACCCTCCGGAAAAACTAACCCCTCGGTAG
- a CDS encoding peptide ABC transporter substrate-binding protein, whose product MRKVGKLALVGLTALGLALAGPQDNSLVVGASQEPRVLAGDFLSIISNQAIKSEIEGYLFAPFIGFNADSQNFPVLATEVPTEKNGRLRVTDIGGGKKRLEMDLTIRPDARWSDGKPITTEDVAFYYEVGKAKGMPVLNPDYWERVSLKVKDARNFTVTFEPAYYYDTYGSYGSPIGYAPKHIMGAEWEKVKAAARNLNPDKDAEKLNELYRNFFLKFSTPQALNRGAMVYSGAFKLKRWVPGNSIEMERNTNFPIKPEGGESKYVQKVVYRFIQNTNSLLVAVIGGSIDATSSVSLTFDQGRSRQLTSRAPGRFDIWFVPGAIWEHIDINKFANCQQVKDLGLDDVRTRQALLYALNREGLVKAFFDGLQPVAHTWIAPVNPLFNPNVKKYEFDLKKAEALLAQMGWKKGPDGILQRTVGGRTVRFEIEYVTTAGNAIRERTQQFFAEDLKKIGIAVKINNAPSAVVFSDDYIQRASECKWTGMFEFAWVSSLAEDGSLFQYKNLNTGAIMVPTKENNYQGQNIGGWRNDEFDRLTSQGVLEFDEAKRKQLFWKAQEIWAEELPALPLYFRANPYVVRKGLVNYVASAYAGGFGYPGWNAWEIGWESRGAVKKWDQAKYALSVK is encoded by the coding sequence ATGAGAAAAGTAGGCAAGCTGGCTTTAGTCGGTCTAACCGCCCTAGGCCTGGCCCTGGCAGGGCCCCAGGACAACAGCTTGGTCGTAGGGGCTTCCCAGGAGCCTAGGGTGCTGGCGGGGGACTTCTTAAGCATCATCTCCAACCAGGCCATCAAGAGCGAGATTGAAGGCTATCTCTTTGCGCCTTTTATCGGCTTCAATGCCGATAGCCAGAACTTCCCCGTGCTGGCCACCGAGGTGCCCACGGAGAAAAACGGGCGCCTGCGGGTGACCGATATCGGTGGGGGCAAGAAGCGGCTGGAGATGGACCTCACCATCCGCCCCGATGCCCGTTGGTCCGACGGCAAGCCCATCACCACCGAGGATGTGGCCTTCTACTACGAGGTGGGTAAGGCCAAGGGCATGCCCGTCCTGAACCCCGATTATTGGGAGCGGGTGAGCCTCAAGGTGAAGGATGCCCGCAACTTCACCGTGACCTTTGAGCCCGCCTACTACTACGACACCTACGGCTCCTACGGCTCCCCCATAGGCTATGCTCCCAAGCACATCATGGGGGCGGAGTGGGAGAAGGTAAAGGCGGCGGCCCGCAACCTGAATCCCGATAAAGACGCGGAGAAGCTCAACGAGCTCTACCGTAACTTCTTCCTCAAGTTCTCCACCCCCCAGGCCTTGAACCGGGGTGCCATGGTCTACTCGGGCGCCTTCAAGCTGAAGCGCTGGGTACCGGGTAACTCCATTGAGATGGAGCGCAACACCAACTTCCCCATCAAGCCGGAGGGTGGGGAAAGCAAGTACGTGCAGAAGGTGGTCTACCGCTTCATCCAGAACACCAACTCCCTCCTGGTGGCGGTGATCGGGGGCTCCATTGACGCCACCTCCAGCGTCTCCCTCACCTTTGACCAGGGCCGTAGCCGGCAGCTCACCTCCCGTGCCCCTGGCCGCTTTGACATCTGGTTTGTGCCCGGAGCCATCTGGGAGCACATTGACATCAACAAGTTTGCCAACTGCCAGCAGGTGAAGGACCTGGGCCTGGACGATGTCCGCACCCGTCAGGCCCTCCTCTACGCCCTGAACCGGGAAGGGTTGGTGAAGGCCTTCTTTGATGGCCTCCAGCCTGTGGCCCACACCTGGATCGCTCCCGTCAACCCCCTCTTCAATCCCAACGTCAAGAAGTACGAGTTTGACCTGAAGAAGGCCGAGGCTCTCCTGGCGCAGATGGGTTGGAAGAAGGGCCCGGATGGAATCCTCCAGCGCACCGTGGGCGGGCGCACCGTTCGTTTTGAGATTGAGTACGTGACCACCGCGGGCAACGCCATCCGCGAGCGCACCCAGCAGTTCTTCGCCGAGGACCTGAAAAAGATTGGCATTGCCGTAAAGATCAACAACGCCCCCTCGGCGGTGGTCTTCTCCGACGACTACATCCAGCGGGCCAGCGAGTGCAAGTGGACGGGGATGTTTGAGTTCGCCTGGGTCTCTAGCCTGGCCGAGGACGGCAGCCTCTTCCAGTACAAGAACCTGAACACTGGGGCCATCATGGTGCCCACCAAGGAGAACAACTACCAGGGCCAGAACATCGGTGGCTGGCGGAACGACGAGTTTGACCGCTTGACCAGCCAGGGGGTGCTGGAGTTTGACGAGGCCAAGCGGAAACAGCTCTTCTGGAAGGCTCAGGAGATCTGGGCGGAGGAGCTTCCCGCCCTACCCCTTTACTTCCGCGCCAATCCCTACGTGGTGCGCAAGGGCCTGGTGAACTACGTGGCCAGCGCCTACGCGGGCGGCTTTGGCTACCCCGGCTGGAACGCTTGGGAGATCGGCTGGGAAAGCCGCGGCGCCGTGAAGAAGTGGGACCAGGCGAAATACGCCCTTTCCGTCAAGTAG
- a CDS encoding alpha/beta hydrolase, translated as MRKEAFTLAGQSVLAHIPKRPRALLLALHGLQGSKEHILSLLPGYAEKGFLLLAFDAPRHGEREGPPPSSRSQSYVEEVYRVALTFAEEAREVAQEAQRRFSLPLFLAGGSMGAFVVHLLLSQGFKAQGALAFIGSGFPMKLPQGQEVADAKVLALYETPPALRGEAYGGVPLLHLHGTKDLIVPLSRMEKTVEALRPHYPEGRLARFVEEGAGHTITPLMARMGLAFLEAWLDPGRA; from the coding sequence ATGCGGAAAGAGGCGTTTACCCTGGCAGGGCAGAGCGTGCTGGCCCATATCCCCAAACGCCCCAGGGCCCTCCTCCTCGCCCTCCACGGGCTTCAGGGATCTAAGGAGCACATCCTTTCCCTGCTCCCGGGGTATGCGGAAAAGGGCTTTCTCCTCCTGGCCTTTGATGCCCCCCGGCACGGGGAGCGGGAAGGTCCACCCCCTTCCTCCAGAAGCCAGAGCTACGTAGAGGAGGTTTACCGGGTGGCCCTGACCTTTGCGGAAGAGGCCAGGGAGGTAGCCCAAGAAGCCCAAAGGCGTTTCTCCCTCCCCCTTTTCCTGGCGGGGGGCAGCATGGGGGCTTTCGTGGTCCACCTGCTCCTTTCCCAAGGCTTCAAGGCACAAGGAGCCTTGGCCTTCATCGGTAGCGGTTTCCCCATGAAGCTCCCCCAAGGGCAGGAGGTGGCGGACGCCAAGGTTTTGGCCCTTTACGAAACCCCCCCTGCCCTGAGGGGAGAAGCCTATGGGGGTGTACCCCTTCTTCACCTCCACGGCACCAAGGACCTGATCGTGCCCCTTTCCCGCATGGAAAAAACCGTGGAGGCCCTGAGGCCCCATTACCCCGAGGGGCGGCTCGCCCGTTTCGTGGAGGAGGGAGCTGGGCACACCATCACCCCCTTGATGGCCCGGATGGGGCTGGCCTTTTTGGAGGCGTGGCTTGATCCTGGAAGGGCTTAG
- a CDS encoding ABC transporter permease, producing the protein MATQALKAKPRTFFGLFWRRLRRHKMAMAGLVVIILLILMAIFAPWIAPYDPTAQPTGEDVGQHYFNPPSREHLLGTDDLGRDVLSRIIYGSRISLLVGFAVAFSSVILGTIMGTLAGYFSGRPLRFYLGPLRREREGFYPFSFALWRVFSWFLYYGVLYLALSIAWTLAEDGIRAGRVGSYLGFGLVLALVLWAAWYGLRGQIRLDLDVAISRLIDFMLTIPTLPLLLVLSALLRDPGVKVGQWAQGVFGDAASVFIIITILVLFGWLGTARLVRGNILSLREQDYATAAQALGASDARIMFRHLVPNTLAPLIVQATLQIGGAILVEAALSFLGFGIQPPVATWGNMLTNAQEYIFTAPWLALPPGFMIFITVLAFNYLGDGLRDALDPRSRL; encoded by the coding sequence ATGGCGACGCAAGCGCTAAAAGCCAAGCCCCGTACCTTCTTCGGCCTTTTCTGGCGCCGCTTAAGGCGGCACAAGATGGCCATGGCCGGGTTGGTGGTCATCATCCTCCTGATCCTCATGGCCATCTTCGCCCCCTGGATTGCTCCTTACGACCCCACAGCCCAGCCCACAGGGGAGGACGTGGGCCAGCACTACTTCAACCCTCCTTCCCGGGAGCACCTTCTGGGCACCGATGACCTGGGCCGGGATGTGCTTTCCCGCATCATCTACGGCTCCCGCATCTCCCTTTTGGTGGGTTTTGCCGTGGCCTTTTCCAGCGTGATCCTGGGCACCATCATGGGCACCCTGGCGGGGTATTTTTCCGGTCGCCCCTTGCGCTTTTACCTGGGACCTTTAAGGCGGGAACGGGAGGGGTTTTATCCCTTCAGCTTTGCCCTTTGGCGGGTTTTTTCCTGGTTTCTCTACTACGGCGTTTTGTACCTGGCGCTCTCCATCGCCTGGACGCTGGCCGAGGATGGGATTCGTGCTGGCAGGGTAGGGAGCTACCTGGGTTTTGGCCTGGTCCTGGCCTTGGTGCTTTGGGCGGCCTGGTATGGGCTTAGGGGGCAGATCCGCTTGGATTTGGACGTGGCCATAAGCCGCCTCATTGACTTCATGCTCACCATCCCCACCCTTCCCCTCCTCTTGGTGCTTTCCGCTTTGCTGCGGGACCCGGGGGTGAAGGTGGGCCAGTGGGCCCAAGGGGTCTTTGGCGATGCGGCCAGCGTTTTCATCATCATCACCATCCTGGTGCTTTTCGGCTGGCTGGGCACGGCCCGGCTGGTGCGGGGGAATATCCTCTCCTTGAGGGAGCAGGATTACGCCACCGCCGCCCAAGCCTTGGGGGCTAGCGACGCCCGCATCATGTTCCGGCACCTGGTGCCCAATACCTTGGCGCCCCTCATCGTGCAGGCCACCTTGCAGATCGGTGGGGCCATCCTGGTGGAGGCGGCCCTTTCCTTCCTGGGCTTTGGCATCCAACCCCCGGTGGCCACCTGGGGCAACATGCTCACCAACGCCCAGGAGTACATCTTCACCGCGCCTTGGTTGGCCCTGCCCCCGGGGTTCATGATCTTCATCACCGTCTTGGCCTTTAACTACCTGGGGGATGGGCTTCGGGATGCCTTAGACCCAAGAAGCCGCCTCTAG
- the speA gene encoding biosynthetic arginine decarboxylase: protein MKTARRFSPKEAEEIYLVPYWGAGFFRVGRDGELEVTPLGPEGPSASLLEIVEALRDEGRPLPLVLRFPQILEARVKELNEAFRKAMEKYGYRGAYRGVYPVKVNQRRLVLETVAKAGKPYHYGLEAGSKAELALILAQDLSPEALITTNGFKDDDFIRLALTGRKLSRNVVITLEKFAELPRVIRISKELGVRPQLGIRYKLKAKGAGQWEASGGENAKFGLTTPEIIRAVEILKEEGLLEALVMVHAHIGSQVTDIRKIKAAVREAAQTYVQLRKLGAPLQYLNLGGGLAVDYDGSKTNFYASANYTLPEYAEDLVYVTKEVVEAQGEPHPTLVTESGRAVTAYHEVLVLEVIDVITPPGETRPHPPPPEAHPLVKELWESLETLSPKNFREVYHDAFADKETLQTLYDLGLVSLQDRALAEEIFYHIARRVYAIAQDLPYAPDELEDLEKLLADKLVCNFSIFQSLPDAWAIHQLFPIVPLSRLHEPPTRQATLVDISCDSDGKMDRFIDLHDVRHSLPVHPIRPGEDYYLGVFLVGAYQDVLGSNHNLFGQVGEAHVLVDEEGFAIERFVPGETAEKVIEKMGFTARELFLGVERLVRQSRLSPVEKGAFLERYMRELQGYTYLED from the coding sequence TTGAAAACCGCCAGGCGCTTTTCCCCCAAAGAAGCGGAGGAGATCTACCTGGTGCCCTACTGGGGAGCGGGGTTTTTCCGGGTAGGGCGGGACGGAGAGTTGGAGGTAACCCCCTTGGGCCCGGAAGGCCCTTCCGCCTCCCTTTTGGAAATCGTGGAAGCCCTTAGGGACGAGGGACGGCCTTTACCTTTGGTGCTTCGGTTTCCCCAGATCCTCGAGGCCCGGGTAAAGGAGCTGAACGAGGCCTTCCGGAAGGCCATGGAAAAGTATGGCTACCGAGGAGCGTACCGCGGGGTCTATCCCGTGAAGGTGAACCAGCGCCGCTTGGTGCTGGAAACCGTGGCCAAGGCGGGGAAGCCCTATCACTATGGCCTCGAGGCGGGGAGCAAGGCCGAGCTGGCCTTGATCCTGGCCCAGGACCTCTCCCCGGAAGCCCTCATCACCACCAATGGCTTCAAGGACGACGACTTCATCCGCCTGGCCCTGACCGGGAGGAAGCTTTCCCGGAACGTGGTCATCACCCTGGAGAAGTTCGCCGAGCTTCCCCGGGTGATCCGGATCTCCAAGGAACTTGGCGTACGCCCCCAGCTGGGCATCCGTTACAAACTAAAGGCCAAGGGAGCTGGGCAGTGGGAGGCCAGCGGCGGAGAAAACGCCAAGTTCGGCCTCACCACCCCGGAGATCATCCGGGCGGTGGAGATCCTGAAGGAGGAAGGGCTCCTGGAGGCCCTGGTCATGGTCCATGCCCACATTGGCAGCCAGGTGACGGATATCCGCAAGATCAAGGCGGCGGTGCGGGAGGCGGCCCAGACCTATGTGCAGCTCAGGAAGCTGGGGGCCCCTCTCCAGTACCTCAACCTGGGCGGGGGCCTGGCCGTGGACTACGACGGCTCCAAGACCAACTTCTACGCCTCCGCCAACTACACCCTCCCCGAGTATGCCGAGGACCTGGTCTACGTGACCAAGGAGGTGGTGGAGGCCCAAGGGGAGCCCCATCCCACCCTGGTCACGGAGTCGGGCCGGGCGGTCACCGCGTACCATGAGGTCCTGGTCCTCGAGGTCATTGACGTGATCACCCCCCCGGGGGAGACCCGGCCCCATCCCCCACCCCCAGAGGCCCATCCCTTGGTCAAGGAGCTTTGGGAGAGCCTGGAAACCCTTTCCCCCAAAAACTTCCGCGAGGTCTACCACGACGCCTTCGCCGACAAGGAAACCCTGCAGACCCTTTACGACCTGGGGCTGGTCTCCCTGCAGGACCGCGCCCTGGCGGAGGAGATCTTCTACCACATCGCCCGGCGGGTGTACGCCATCGCCCAGGACCTTCCCTACGCCCCCGATGAGCTCGAGGACCTGGAAAAGCTTTTGGCCGACAAGTTGGTCTGCAACTTCTCCATTTTCCAAAGCCTTCCCGATGCTTGGGCCATCCACCAGCTCTTCCCCATCGTCCCCCTAAGCCGCCTCCACGAGCCTCCCACCCGCCAGGCCACCCTGGTGGATATCTCCTGCGACTCCGACGGCAAGATGGACCGCTTCATTGACCTGCACGACGTGCGCCACAGCCTGCCCGTCCACCCCATCCGCCCGGGGGAGGACTATTACCTGGGGGTCTTCCTGGTGGGCGCCTACCAGGACGTGTTGGGCAGCAACCACAACCTCTTCGGTCAGGTGGGGGAGGCCCACGTGCTGGTGGACGAGGAAGGGTTTGCCATTGAGCGCTTTGTCCCCGGGGAGACCGCGGAGAAGGTGATCGAGAAGATGGGCTTCACCGCCCGGGAGCTCTTCCTGGGCGTGGAGCGGCTGGTGCGGCAAAGCCGCCTTTCCCCCGTGGAAAAAGGGGCCTTCCTGGAACGGTACATGCGGGAGCTCCAGGGCTACACCTACCTGGAGGACTGA
- a CDS encoding ribose-phosphate diphosphokinase: MDRPLLIFSGQSNKPLAQAIAEALGLPLGKSTTQRFANDNLFVRFEESLREGDVFIVQSLTPPVQDHLMELLMMIDAAKGASAARVTAVIPYFSYARSDKKDAPRISIAARLVADLLQTAGADRVLTMTLHSPQVHGFFKVPVDHLSAEPVIANHFATRVDLDNAVVVAPDAGDLKRASSLARRLRLPLAFIDKERVSDTEVRVRMLVGEVRGKTALIVDDEISTAGSLVEAVEALLQAGAKEVYAAATHGVYVGPALERIAKSPVQEVAATDTCPPKEGPKLKTLPVAPLFAEAIWRIHRGESVSSLFT; the protein is encoded by the coding sequence ATGGACCGCCCCCTGCTGATCTTCTCTGGTCAGTCCAATAAGCCCTTAGCCCAAGCCATCGCTGAGGCCCTAGGCCTTCCCCTGGGCAAAAGCACCACCCAGCGCTTCGCCAACGACAACCTCTTCGTGCGCTTTGAGGAAAGCCTAAGGGAAGGGGATGTCTTCATCGTCCAGTCCCTAACCCCTCCGGTGCAGGACCACCTCATGGAGCTTCTCATGATGATTGACGCCGCCAAGGGGGCCAGCGCCGCCCGGGTCACGGCGGTCATCCCCTACTTCTCCTATGCCCGCAGCGACAAGAAGGACGCCCCCCGCATCTCCATCGCCGCCAGGCTGGTGGCCGATCTTCTCCAGACCGCCGGGGCCGACCGGGTACTCACCATGACCCTGCACTCCCCCCAGGTGCACGGGTTCTTTAAGGTGCCCGTGGACCACCTCTCCGCCGAGCCCGTCATCGCCAACCACTTCGCCACCCGGGTGGACCTGGACAATGCCGTGGTGGTGGCCCCGGATGCCGGGGACCTAAAGCGGGCCAGCTCCCTGGCCCGGCGCCTCCGCCTCCCCTTGGCCTTCATTGACAAGGAACGGGTTTCCGACACCGAGGTACGGGTCCGGATGCTGGTGGGGGAGGTTAGGGGGAAAACTGCCCTGATCGTGGACGACGAGATCTCCACCGCCGGAAGCCTGGTGGAGGCGGTGGAGGCCCTGTTGCAGGCAGGGGCCAAGGAGGTCTACGCCGCCGCCACCCACGGGGTCTATGTGGGGCCGGCCCTAGAGCGCATCGCCAAAAGCCCGGTGCAGGAGGTGGCGGCCACCGACACCTGCCCCCCCAAGGAAGGCCCCAAGCTCAAGACCCTTCCCGTGGCACCCCTCTTCGCCGAGGCCATCTGGCGCATCCACCGGGGGGAGTCGGTGTCCAGCCTTTTCACCTGA